The Streptomyces sp. A2-16 sequence TGGCCGCGGGCGAGGAGACCGTGCGCGCGGAACTGGACCACGGGCTGGTGTCGCTGTTCGGCGGGCGGGTGTGAGCCACGGGCCGGGGGGCGCTCCGGGTTCGTGGTGCGCTTCGGGTTCGTGGTGCGCTTCGGGTTCGCGGTGCGCTCCGGGTTCGTGGTGCGCTCCAGGTTTGTGGGGCGCTCCGGGTGGGGGACCGGTCACGGTCCCCGGTGGGGGGCCGGTCACAGTCCCCACAGTCCCTTTCCCACGGCTGTGACCCCGCCCAGCAGGGCGAGCGACAGCACCAGGACGCGGGCGTGCCTCTCCGGCGTCCGGGACGCGAGCCCTCGCCCGATCAGCCCGCCCGCCCCCATCGCCGCGCACACCAGGACCCACTGCGTCCCGGTCAGCCCCGGCACCCCGTTCGACACCACCGAGAAGGCGTTCACGACCACGCCGTAGAACATCGCGTTCGGGACGAACTCCCGTACCGTCCAGCCGGCGTTGAGGGCGTAGAGGGAGAACGGCGGGCCGCCGACGCCCGCCGCCGAGTTCATGAAGCCGCCCACCGCGCCCGCGCACACCGCGCCCCGCGTGCCCCGCAGAGCGGCCGCCTTCGCGCCCCGCATGACGAGCAGTACCGCCACCGTCACCAGCGCGCCCATCACCAACAGCAGCCAGGACTGGGGGAGTCGGCGGGTCAGCCAGCTGCCCGCCGGGACCGTGCAGGCCGCTGCCAGGCACAGCGGGAACATCGCGCGCGGGCGCACCAGGCGCACGCCCCCGGCCAGGCCGAGCAGGCAGATCACCCCGGCCGCGCAGTTCGCGAGGATCACTCCCTCCGCCGGGCCCAGGAGCAGGACCAGCGCCGGTACGGACACCAGCGCGAAGCCCATCCCGGTGAGCCACTGCACACAGGAGCCCAGCAGCACGATTCCCGTCAGCAGCACATCAGCCGTCACAGGCATGGTGTACCGCATTCCACCCCCGGTCCGGGAGAGCACCCCCTCGTGACGGGCCCTGCCCCACGGGATCGTGGAACGCGCCAGGTCAACCACCCCGTACCGAAGGAAGCGACCATGAAGTCGCTGCTCTCCTCCACCCCCGTCCGCTGGTTCCTCCTACTGTTCAACCTCGTCGTCGCCGCGGCCGCCCCCTTCGTCGTCGACGGAACGCAGGGTCTGCTGACCGCCGTGGGCATGGGCGTCGTCTCCCTGGGAGCCGGGGTCGGCCTGCTGCGCGGACGGCGAACGGGCGGTCACACGGCGTGAATTGGGCGTTCGCTGGCTCTGCCCTGCATCTGGGCTGCACGGGCCCTAACCAGCGCGAAGAGAGGCTGGAGTCACTCCAGAGCACAACCTCTCACCGCAGGAGACAGCGATGATCCGTCGATCCATAACCAAGCGCGCCGCCATCGTCACCGCCACCGCCGTGGTCGCGCTCGGCACCGTCGGCACCGTCGCCGCCACCGCTGGTCCCGAGCACGCGAAGAAGCCCTCCAAGAAGCAGATCGCGGCCCTCTTCGACCGCTGGAACGCGACCCTGCAGACCGGTGACCCCGACAAGGTGGCG is a genomic window containing:
- a CDS encoding sulfite exporter TauE/SafE family protein — translated: MPVTADVLLTGIVLLGSCVQWLTGMGFALVSVPALVLLLGPAEGVILANCAAGVICLLGLAGGVRLVRPRAMFPLCLAAACTVPAGSWLTRRLPQSWLLLVMGALVTVAVLLVMRGAKAAALRGTRGAVCAGAVGGFMNSAAGVGGPPFSLYALNAGWTVREFVPNAMFYGVVVNAFSVVSNGVPGLTGTQWVLVCAAMGAGGLIGRGLASRTPERHARVLVLSLALLGGVTAVGKGLWGL